From the Xyrauchen texanus isolate HMW12.3.18 chromosome 37, RBS_HiC_50CHRs, whole genome shotgun sequence genome, one window contains:
- the LOC127631241 gene encoding uncharacterized protein LOC127631241, giving the protein MKEHHLQLNPAKTELLVFPAIPAVEHNITVQLGPTTVSPSKTPNDTTVTARIATCLADISAWMKEHHLQLNPAKTELLVFPANLAVEHNITVQLGPTTVSPSKTVRNLGVTIDDELNFTDHISKTARSCRFTLYNIRKIRPFISVHATQLLVQSLVITRLDYCNALIAGLPACAIRPLQMIQNAAARLVFNEPKRARYTTFCLSPLSVYLSILCLSIYLSIYLGLTSIYLSIYLSIYLSIYLSIYLSIYLSILSIYLSIYLSIYLSIYLSIYLSIYLSIYLFVSLSVYLSVYVCMYPIYLSVCLSICLSICLSFLSICLSVSLSLCLSVCLSIYLSFLSICLCLSVCLSIYLSFLSIYLSIYSLSVSLSIYLSVCLSVCLSVCLSAAAVINEVDNVDGQAERGASQQVETMYITAAEDNTRNFMHIIRQFSSIEEFLSDDNIHLSVNPTTVTNLEQSSYLDYAFDIDGVVVELEGLVGNYVSVLFREATMEIHPLTQLKAWLKELWKASELLKKLCAVY; this is encoded by the exons atgaaggaacaccaccttcaactcaaccctgccaagaccgaactccttgtctttccagccatccctgctgttgaacacaacatcaccgtgcagctgggcccaactacagtttcaccttccaaaacg cccaacgacaccacagtgaccgctcgaatcgctacctgtctggcagacatctcagcctggatgaaggaacaccaccttcaactcaacccagccaagaccgaactccttgtctttccagccaaccttgctgttgaacacaacatcaccgtgcagctgggtccaactacagtttcaccttccaaaacggtcagaaatctaggggtaaccattgatgatgagctaaatttcactgaccacatttcaaagactgcaagatcatgtagatttacactctacaatatcaggaagataagacccttcatctctgtacatgccacacaactgctcgttcagtcccttgtcataactagactggactactgtaacgctctcattgcaggccttcctgcatgtgctattagacctctccaaatgatccagaatgcagcagcacgtctggtctttaatgaacctaagagagcacgttacaccaccttttgtctctctccactctctgtctatctatctattctctgtctgtctatctatctatctatctatctaggtcttacatctatctatctatctatctatctatctatctatctatctatctatctatctatctatctatctatctatctatctatcttatctatctatctatctatctatctatctatctatctatctatctatctatctatctatctatctatctatctatctatctatctttttgtctctctgtctgtctatctgtctgtctatgtatgtatgtatcctatctatctatctgtctgtctgtctatatgtctatctatatgtctgtcttttctttctatctgtctgtctgtcagtctgtctttgtgtctgtctgtctgtctatctatatatctgtcttttctatctatctgtctgtgtctgtctgtatgtctatctatatatctgtcttttctgtctatctatctatctatctattctctgtctgtctctttgtctatctatctgtctgtctgtctgtctgtctgtctgtctgtctgtctat cagcagcagcagttatTAATGAAGTGGATAATGTGGATGGGCAAGCTGAGAGAGGGGCTTCACAGCAA GTAGAGACCATGTACATCACAGCAGCAGAAGATAACACAAGAAATTTCATGCACATAATCAGGCAGTTTAGTTCAATTGAAGAGTTTCTTAGTGATGACAACATACACTTGTCAGTCAACCCAACTACTGTGACAAATTTGGAGCAGAGTTCTTATCTGGACTATGCTTTTGACATtgatggtgtagtggtggagCTTGAAGGGTT GGTTGGCAATTATGTCTCTGTCTTATTCCGAGAGGCCACCATGGAGATCCATCCATTGACTCAGCTGAAAGCATGGCTCAAAGAGCTGTGGAAAGCTTCAGAGCTATTGAAAAAACTCTGTGCAGTTTACTGA